The Chloroflexota bacterium genome contains a region encoding:
- a CDS encoding sigma-70 family RNA polymerase sigma factor, with translation MKGSPARVSRASLQHPTTRPDVSNSNANDLVYLYLREITRTPLLNAKQEVQLTKTMWRGRSAEQRLLRNGHDAKLELRLQKAIYAGHHARRTLVQSNLRLVVNLAKHYLGHGLSLLDLIQEGNLGLIRAVEKFDHRRGHKFSTHATWWIRQAITRAIGNHGHMPRLPAHTSQALRRLDYTTRILTQELGHEPTDQELAACMKLPTPKIRRLKQAGAAPLSFEMEVGGDPETTLADFVEDQTSPSPWTCAVDSAMRDDVTAALDSLTPREARVLVLRFGLRDGQEQTLEEVGEKFGLTRERVRQIEKDALVKLRAKPRVTRLAGYIETRASL, from the coding sequence ATGAAAGGTTCTCCTGCGCGCGTATCCCGCGCGTCTTTACAACATCCGACGACGCGTCCCGACGTGTCGAATAGTAACGCGAACGATCTCGTCTATCTCTACTTGCGCGAGATCACGCGCACGCCCTTGCTGAACGCCAAGCAAGAAGTCCAACTGACCAAGACCATGTGGCGCGGACGGAGCGCCGAGCAACGGCTCCTCCGCAACGGTCACGACGCCAAACTCGAACTGCGCCTCCAAAAAGCCATCTACGCCGGTCACCACGCACGTCGCACACTCGTTCAGTCCAATCTCCGCCTCGTCGTCAATCTCGCCAAACATTATCTCGGTCACGGTTTGTCACTGCTCGATTTGATCCAGGAAGGCAACCTGGGTTTGATCCGCGCGGTCGAAAAATTCGATCATCGGCGCGGTCACAAATTTTCGACGCACGCGACGTGGTGGATTCGCCAGGCGATCACGCGCGCGATCGGCAATCACGGACACATGCCGCGTTTGCCGGCGCACACCAGTCAGGCGTTGCGCCGCCTCGATTACACGACGCGCATCTTGACCCAGGAGCTGGGACACGAACCGACCGACCAAGAACTCGCCGCGTGCATGAAATTGCCCACGCCCAAGATTCGCCGGTTGAAACAAGCCGGCGCCGCGCCGCTCTCGTTCGAGATGGAAGTCGGCGGCGACCCGGAAACCACGCTCGCGGATTTTGTCGAAGACCAAACCAGCCCGTCGCCGTGGACCTGCGCGGTGGATTCCGCGATGCGCGACGACGTGACCGCCGCGCTTGATTCGTTGACGCCGCGCGAGGCGCGCGTGTTGGTTTTGCGTTTTGGGTTGCGCGATGGTCAGGAACAAACGCTCGAAGAGGTCGGCGAGAAATTTGGTTTGACGCGCGAACGCGTGCGCCAAATCGAAAAGGACGCACTCGTCAAACTGCGCGCCAAGCCGCGCGTGACGCGCTTGGCTGGTTATATCGAAACGCGCGCGTCGCTGTAG